Proteins from a single region of Pseudomonas marvdashtae:
- the rfbD gene encoding dTDP-4-dehydrorhamnose reductase, giving the protein MSASLRILIIGQNGQVSQALQSRLAGMGELIVLGSNQLDMAQPDQIRPPVEAVRPDLIINAAAHTAVDQAESETQRAFAINASAPGILAQVAAELDAPLIHYSTDYVFDGRKPEPYTEDDTPNPLSVYGRSKLAGEEAIHQAGGEHLILRTSWVYSSAGRNFLLTMQRLLQEKPHLRVVADQVGAPTWAGTIAESTAQLIERWQAGRCGAWGTYHLTAQGQTSWFGFAQAIGEDLVERHKPCAVLEPIPSSAYPTPAPRPLNSRLDCTRLTQEWGVSQPDWRSALQQCLAGQA; this is encoded by the coding sequence ATGAGTGCTTCCCTGCGCATCCTGATCATCGGCCAGAACGGCCAAGTGTCCCAGGCGCTTCAATCGCGCCTGGCCGGCATGGGCGAACTGATTGTGCTGGGTAGCAACCAGCTCGACATGGCGCAGCCGGATCAAATCCGCCCGCCGGTCGAGGCCGTGCGGCCCGACCTGATCATCAACGCCGCCGCCCACACGGCCGTGGACCAGGCCGAGAGCGAAACGCAACGCGCGTTCGCCATCAACGCCAGCGCACCGGGCATCCTTGCCCAGGTTGCTGCTGAGCTGGACGCTCCGCTGATCCATTACTCCACCGACTACGTCTTCGATGGTCGAAAGCCCGAGCCATACACCGAAGATGACACGCCCAACCCGCTGAGCGTCTACGGTCGCAGCAAACTGGCTGGCGAAGAGGCCATCCACCAGGCCGGTGGAGAACACCTGATCTTGCGCACCAGCTGGGTCTATTCCTCGGCGGGACGCAATTTCCTGTTGACCATGCAACGCCTGCTGCAGGAAAAACCTCACCTTAGGGTAGTGGCTGATCAAGTCGGCGCACCGACCTGGGCTGGCACCATCGCCGAGAGCACCGCGCAGCTGATCGAACGCTGGCAGGCCGGGCGGTGCGGCGCCTGGGGTACTTATCACCTGACAGCCCAGGGCCAGACGTCATGGTTCGGCTTTGCCCAAGCCATCGGCGAAGACCTCGTCGAACGCCACAAGCCTTGCGCGGTGCTTGAGCCTATCCCGTCCAGCGCGTACCCGACCCCGGCGCCGCGTCCACTCAATTCACGGCTGGACTGCACGCGCCTGACCCAGGAATGGGGTGTAAGCCAGCCAGACTGGCGAAGCGCGTTGCAGCAGTGTCTTGCCGGACAAGCCTAG
- the rfbC gene encoding dTDP-4-dehydrorhamnose 3,5-epimerase has product MNVIATRLPDVLIIEPKVFGDDRGFFYESFNARAFADATGSTLPFVQDNHSRSAKGVLRGLHYQIEQAQGKLVRVTAGEVLDVAVDIRRSSPTFGQWTGVRLSAQNHRQLWIPPGFAHGFVVLSESADFLYKTTDFYAPSAERCIRWDDPQLAIDWQLQGAPILSPKDQTGKALHEADLFP; this is encoded by the coding sequence TTGAACGTCATCGCCACACGACTGCCGGACGTGCTGATCATCGAGCCGAAGGTGTTTGGCGATGATCGCGGTTTCTTTTATGAGAGTTTCAATGCACGAGCGTTCGCCGATGCCACGGGGTCTACGCTCCCGTTCGTCCAGGACAATCACTCGCGCTCGGCCAAGGGCGTGCTTCGCGGCCTGCACTATCAGATCGAACAGGCCCAGGGGAAACTCGTGCGGGTCACGGCGGGCGAAGTGCTGGACGTTGCGGTGGACATCCGTCGCAGCTCGCCTACTTTCGGCCAGTGGACCGGCGTACGCCTGTCGGCGCAGAACCACCGTCAGCTGTGGATTCCGCCAGGATTTGCCCACGGCTTCGTCGTGCTCAGCGAGTCCGCCGATTTCCTATACAAAACCACCGACTTCTACGCGCCCTCCGCCGAGCGCTGCATTCGCTGGGACGATCCGCAACTGGCGATTGACTGGCAATTGCAAGGCGCGCCGATCCTGTCGCCCAAGGACCAGACCGGCAAGGCCTTGCATGAGGCAGACCTGTTCCCATGA
- the rfbA gene encoding glucose-1-phosphate thymidylyltransferase RfbA, translating into MMKGIVLAGGSGTRLHPITLGVSKQLLPVYDKPMIYYPISVLMLAGIKDILVISTPQDLPQYRNLLGDGAQFGVNFSYAEQPAPDGLAQAFLIGEQFIGKDPVCLILGDNIFHGQHFGEQLQTAVNRQSGATVFGYWVKDPERFGVIDFDSEGCAVSIEEKPAAPKSSYAVTGLYFYDNDVIEIAKAIKPSARGELEITDVNNAYLQRGDLHVERFGRGFAWLDTGTHDSLLEASQYVQTIEHRQGLKVACLEEIAYQQGWVSREHVLERASYFGKTGYGQYLFKIAGETR; encoded by the coding sequence ATGATGAAAGGCATTGTTCTGGCCGGCGGCTCCGGCACACGGCTGCATCCGATTACCCTCGGCGTTTCCAAACAGTTATTGCCGGTCTATGACAAGCCGATGATCTACTACCCGATCTCAGTGCTCATGCTCGCCGGAATCAAGGACATCCTGGTCATTTCCACCCCGCAGGATCTACCTCAATATCGCAATCTGCTGGGCGATGGCGCCCAGTTCGGCGTGAATTTCAGCTACGCCGAACAGCCAGCTCCCGATGGCCTGGCCCAGGCATTCCTGATTGGCGAGCAATTCATTGGCAAGGACCCGGTGTGCCTGATCCTGGGCGACAACATCTTCCACGGCCAACATTTCGGCGAGCAGCTGCAAACCGCCGTCAACCGGCAAAGTGGCGCAACGGTGTTCGGTTATTGGGTCAAGGATCCGGAGCGTTTCGGCGTAATCGACTTCGATTCAGAAGGGTGCGCGGTTTCCATCGAAGAGAAGCCTGCCGCCCCCAAGTCCAGCTATGCGGTGACCGGTCTGTATTTCTATGACAACGACGTGATAGAGATCGCCAAGGCCATCAAGCCATCCGCACGTGGCGAACTGGAAATTACCGACGTCAACAATGCCTATCTGCAACGCGGGGACTTGCATGTCGAGCGTTTCGGCCGCGGTTTTGCCTGGCTGGACACCGGCACCCACGACAGCCTGCTGGAGGCCTCGCAATACGTGCAGACCATTGAGCATCGCCAAGGCCTGAAGGTCGCGTGCCTGGAAGAAATCGCCTACCAGCAGGGCTGGGTCAGCCGCGAACACGTGCTCGAGCGTGCGAGTTACTTCGGCAAGACCGGCTACGGCCAGTACCTGTTCAAGATTGCTGGAGAAACACGTTGA
- the rfbB gene encoding dTDP-glucose 4,6-dehydratase, with the protein MRILITGGAGFIGSALIRHLILDTEHQVLNLDKLTYAGNLESLSSIDHDSRYAFVQADIVDQPAVSIVLAQFQPDAIMHLAAESHVDRSIDGPAEFIQTNIVGTYSLLEATRAYWQTLSEAQKRAFRFHHISTDEVYGDLHGVDDLFTETTPYAPSSPYSASKAASDHLVRAWQRTYGLPVLLTNCSNNYGPFHFPEKLIPLVILNALAGKPLPVYGDGRQVRDWLFVEDHARALLKVVTEGVVGETYNIGGHNEQTNIDVVRSICALLEELAPHKPEGVEHYADLITFVKDRPGHDLRYAIDAGKIERELGWTPRETFETGLRKTVQWYLENLLWCRRVQDGSYQGERLGSLDDKDTIA; encoded by the coding sequence ATGCGCATTCTCATTACCGGCGGTGCCGGCTTCATTGGCTCGGCGCTCATACGGCATTTGATCCTGGACACCGAACACCAGGTGCTGAACCTCGACAAGCTGACCTACGCCGGCAACCTGGAATCGCTGAGCAGTATCGATCACGACAGCCGCTATGCCTTCGTGCAGGCCGACATCGTCGACCAACCGGCCGTCAGTATCGTGCTCGCGCAATTTCAGCCTGACGCCATCATGCACCTGGCCGCAGAGTCCCATGTGGACCGTTCCATCGATGGCCCGGCGGAGTTCATCCAGACCAACATCGTCGGCACCTACAGCCTGCTGGAAGCCACCCGCGCCTATTGGCAGACACTTAGCGAGGCGCAAAAACGGGCGTTTCGTTTCCACCATATTTCCACCGACGAAGTGTATGGCGACCTGCACGGCGTGGATGATTTGTTTACCGAAACCACCCCCTATGCACCGAGCTCGCCCTACTCAGCCAGCAAGGCTGCCTCCGACCATCTGGTCCGGGCCTGGCAGCGCACCTACGGCTTGCCCGTGCTGCTGACCAACTGCTCGAACAACTACGGGCCGTTCCACTTCCCCGAAAAGCTGATTCCGCTGGTCATCCTCAACGCACTGGCCGGCAAACCGTTGCCGGTATATGGCGATGGCCGGCAGGTACGCGACTGGCTATTCGTCGAAGACCATGCCCGTGCCCTGCTCAAGGTCGTCACCGAAGGCGTGGTCGGCGAGACCTACAACATCGGCGGCCACAATGAACAAACCAATATCGACGTAGTACGCAGCATCTGCGCCCTGCTTGAAGAACTGGCACCACACAAGCCCGAGGGGGTCGAGCACTACGCTGACCTGATCACCTTCGTCAAGGATCGTCCCGGCCATGACCTGCGCTACGCCATTGACGCCGGCAAGATCGAACGGGAACTGGGCTGGACACCTCGGGAAACCTTCGAGACCGGTCTGCGCAAGACGGTGCAGTGGTACCTCGAAAACTTGCTGTGGTGCCGGCGCGTCCAGGATGGCAGCTATCAGGGCGAGCGCCTGGGCTCGCTCGACGACAAGGATACGATTGCATGA
- a CDS encoding aminotransferase has protein sequence MLLATLVHRASLPSPQISAEQALVLLRSNYGLSGDLRPLGSHQDVNYRVDSERGRFVLKICHGHYAVQELQAQHAALKLLAEHGAVKVPRVIAASNGQDLLTLDVDGQAVHVRLLEYIDGQSLTQLSHLTPDLVTGLGRLCADMDLALASFDHPGLERTLQWDARHAPALIDHLLPVIQDDQRRQLIAEVAQQAERRLQPLKASLPVQAIHMDITDDNVVWQRDAQRQWQLQGVIDFGDLVRTWRITDLSVTCAALLHHADGDPFFILPAIKAYHAANPLQREELLALWPLIVARAAVLVLSGEQQVAVDPVNQYARDNLEHEWEIFRVAHSVPPELMDAAILAAAGHSLPSIANEGFAPLLPTLVGRDFALIDLGVLSPHFEAGNWEQAGVDQRLLSEGAALHGLAASRYGQYRLSRTRPDSAVEPDTYPLHVELHVPQGTPLESPFAGVVHKDAEGLLRLDGPQLSVRLWGVSSSLHSGAALVKGQVLGEVVGPLRVQLCRGAHLIPPLFCTPSRVKAWQALCPSPATLLGLACDAEPEIDPEALLARRDASFARSQKHYYVDPPHIERGWRNHLIDMQGRSYLDMLNNVAVLGHGHPRMAAVAARQWSLLNTNSRFHYAAIAEFSERLLALAPSNMDRVFLVNSGTEANDLAIRLAWAYSKGRDMLSVLEAYHGWSVAADAVSTSIADNPQALSSRPDWVHPVTAPNTYRGEFRGPDSAPDYVRSVEHNLAKIAGQKRQLAGFICEPVYGNAGGIALPPGYLKQVYALVRERGGVCIADEVQVGYGRMGEFFWGFEEQGVVPDIITMAKGMGNGQPLGAVITRREIAEALEAEGYFFSSAGGSPVSCQIGMAVLDVMEEEDLWENARVVGAHFKARLEALIDQYPLVGAVHGSGFYLGVELIRNRATLEPATEETTALCNRLRELGIFMQPTGDYLNILKIKPPMVTTRQSVDFFVNMLAKVLEEGL, from the coding sequence ATGCTGCTCGCTACGTTGGTTCATCGTGCCAGTTTGCCAAGCCCACAAATCAGCGCCGAGCAGGCGTTGGTACTGCTGCGCTCGAATTACGGACTCAGCGGTGACCTGCGACCCCTCGGCAGCCACCAGGACGTCAACTACCGCGTCGACAGCGAACGCGGGCGCTTCGTGTTGAAGATTTGCCACGGCCACTACGCCGTCCAGGAACTCCAGGCCCAGCATGCCGCCCTCAAGCTGCTGGCCGAGCATGGCGCGGTGAAGGTGCCGCGAGTCATTGCCGCCAGCAACGGCCAGGACCTGCTGACGCTGGATGTCGACGGGCAAGCGGTCCATGTGCGCTTGTTGGAATACATTGACGGGCAGTCGCTCACTCAACTGTCGCACCTTACGCCCGACCTGGTGACCGGTCTGGGAAGATTGTGCGCGGACATGGACTTGGCCCTGGCCTCGTTCGACCATCCGGGCCTGGAGCGCACCCTGCAGTGGGACGCACGCCATGCGCCGGCCTTGATTGACCATCTATTGCCCGTGATCCAGGATGATCAGCGCCGGCAGTTGATCGCCGAGGTCGCGCAGCAGGCCGAACGGCGCTTGCAGCCGCTCAAGGCGAGCCTGCCGGTGCAGGCGATCCACATGGACATCACGGACGACAACGTGGTTTGGCAACGCGATGCCCAGCGCCAATGGCAATTGCAAGGTGTGATCGATTTTGGCGACCTGGTCCGCACCTGGCGCATCACCGACTTGTCGGTAACCTGCGCGGCCCTGCTGCATCACGCCGACGGCGATCCGTTTTTCATCCTGCCGGCTATCAAGGCCTATCACGCGGCCAATCCGTTGCAGCGCGAAGAGCTTCTGGCACTCTGGCCGTTGATCGTAGCTCGCGCCGCAGTGCTGGTGCTCAGCGGCGAGCAACAAGTCGCTGTCGATCCGGTGAATCAATACGCTCGCGACAATCTTGAGCATGAGTGGGAAATTTTCCGCGTCGCCCATTCCGTGCCGCCTGAGTTGATGGATGCGGCGATTCTTGCCGCCGCGGGTCACAGCCTGCCGTCCATTGCCAACGAGGGTTTCGCCCCCCTGCTGCCGACCTTGGTAGGGCGTGATTTTGCGCTGATCGACCTGGGCGTGCTCAGCCCACATTTCGAGGCCGGCAATTGGGAACAGGCTGGAGTCGACCAGCGTCTTCTGAGCGAAGGCGCCGCGCTGCACGGGTTGGCTGCCAGTCGCTACGGCCAGTACCGGCTGTCCCGTACCCGGCCGGACAGTGCCGTCGAGCCCGATACTTATCCGCTACACGTGGAATTGCATGTCCCTCAAGGGACGCCGCTGGAGTCGCCTTTCGCCGGGGTGGTGCACAAGGACGCCGAGGGCCTGTTGCGGCTCGACGGTCCGCAGTTGAGCGTGCGCTTGTGGGGCGTATCGTCGTCACTTCATTCCGGCGCCGCGCTGGTCAAGGGGCAGGTCTTGGGTGAAGTGGTTGGCCCGTTGCGGGTTCAACTGTGCCGAGGCGCGCATCTGATCCCACCATTGTTCTGCACGCCCTCCAGGGTGAAGGCCTGGCAGGCGCTTTGCCCGTCGCCTGCGACGCTGCTGGGGCTGGCTTGCGATGCCGAGCCGGAAATCGACCCTGAGGCGCTGCTGGCCCGTCGCGATGCGAGTTTCGCTCGTTCGCAGAAGCACTATTACGTCGACCCGCCGCACATCGAGCGTGGCTGGCGTAACCATTTGATCGACATGCAGGGCCGCTCTTACCTCGACATGCTCAACAATGTCGCGGTGCTGGGGCACGGGCATCCGCGCATGGCGGCGGTCGCGGCCCGGCAATGGTCGCTGCTCAATACCAACTCACGTTTTCACTATGCGGCGATCGCCGAGTTTTCCGAGCGCCTGTTGGCGCTGGCGCCATCGAACATGGATCGGGTGTTCCTGGTCAACAGCGGCACCGAGGCCAACGACTTGGCGATCCGCCTGGCCTGGGCCTACAGCAAGGGACGCGACATGCTCAGTGTCCTGGAGGCCTACCACGGCTGGTCGGTGGCGGCCGACGCCGTTTCGACGTCCATCGCCGACAACCCCCAAGCCCTCAGCAGTCGTCCGGATTGGGTGCATCCGGTGACCGCGCCGAACACTTATCGCGGCGAGTTCCGTGGCCCTGACAGTGCGCCAGACTACGTGCGCAGCGTCGAGCACAACCTGGCAAAAATCGCCGGGCAGAAACGCCAACTGGCCGGTTTCATCTGCGAGCCGGTCTACGGCAATGCCGGCGGGATCGCGCTGCCACCGGGGTATCTGAAGCAGGTCTATGCCTTGGTGCGCGAGCGCGGTGGCGTCTGCATCGCCGACGAGGTGCAAGTCGGTTACGGACGCATGGGTGAGTTTTTCTGGGGCTTCGAGGAGCAAGGCGTGGTGCCGGACATCATCACCATGGCCAAGGGCATGGGCAACGGCCAGCCGCTGGGAGCCGTCATCACCCGGCGAGAAATCGCCGAGGCGTTGGAAGCCGAGGGGTATTTCTTCTCTTCCGCCGGCGGCAGCCCGGTCAGTTGCCAGATCGGCATGGCCGTGCTGGATGTCATGGAAGAGGAGGACTTGTGGGAAAACGCCCGGGTGGTCGGAGCGCATTTCAAGGCGCGCCTGGAGGCCTTGATCGACCAGTATCCGCTGGTCGGCGCGGTGCATGGCTCCGGGTTCTACTTGGGCGTGGAGCTGATTCGCAACCGCGCCACCCTCGAGCCGGCCACCGAAGAAACCACGGCGCTGTGCAATCGCCTGCGGGAGTTGGGCATCTTCATGCAACCGACCGGTGATTATCTAAACATCCTCAAGATCAAGCCACCGATGGTTACCACCCGTCAGAGCGTGGATTTCTTTGTCAATATGCTGGCGAAAGTGTTGGAGGAGGGGCTGTAG
- the aguB gene encoding N-carbamoylputrescine amidase yields MTRIVTVAATQMACSWDLEANIETADKLVRQAAAQGAQVILIQELFETPYFCQKPNPDYLQLATSVDENVAIKHFQKIAEELQVVLPISFFELAGRARFNSIAIIDADGQNLGVYRKSHIPDGPGYHEKYYFNPGDTGFKVWNTRYAKIGVGICWDQWFPECARSMALQGAEILLYPTAIGSEPHDKTISSRDHWQRVQQGHAGANLMPLVASNRIGNEEQDGYDITFYGSSFIADQFGEKVQELGETEEGVLVHSFDLDELEHIRSAWGTFRDRRPNLYGAIKTLDGSLES; encoded by the coding sequence ATGACTCGTATCGTTACCGTCGCCGCCACTCAGATGGCCTGTTCTTGGGACCTCGAAGCCAATATCGAAACCGCCGATAAGCTGGTTCGCCAGGCTGCTGCCCAAGGCGCACAGGTGATTCTCATCCAGGAATTGTTCGAGACGCCGTACTTCTGCCAAAAGCCCAACCCGGACTATCTGCAACTGGCGACGTCGGTCGACGAGAACGTCGCCATCAAGCACTTCCAGAAAATTGCCGAGGAACTGCAGGTTGTGTTGCCGATCAGTTTTTTTGAACTGGCCGGACGGGCGCGTTTCAACAGTATTGCGATCATCGATGCCGACGGTCAGAACTTGGGCGTGTACCGCAAAAGCCACATCCCCGATGGGCCTGGCTACCATGAGAAGTACTATTTCAATCCGGGCGATACCGGCTTCAAGGTATGGAATACCCGCTACGCCAAAATCGGCGTAGGCATCTGCTGGGACCAGTGGTTTCCGGAATGCGCTCGCAGCATGGCGCTTCAAGGCGCGGAGATTCTGCTGTACCCAACGGCCATTGGCAGCGAGCCGCACGACAAGACCATTTCCTCGCGCGATCACTGGCAACGTGTGCAACAGGGTCATGCCGGCGCCAACCTGATGCCGCTGGTGGCCAGTAATCGTATCGGCAATGAAGAGCAGGATGGCTACGACATCACGTTCTATGGCTCCTCGTTCATCGCCGATCAGTTCGGTGAAAAAGTCCAGGAACTCGGCGAAACCGAAGAAGGCGTGCTGGTACACAGTTTCGACCTCGACGAGCTGGAACACATTCGCAGTGCCTGGGGCACTTTCCGAGATCGGCGCCCGAACCTGTACGGCGCGATCAAAACCCTCGACGGCTCACTGGAGTCCTGA